In Ammospiza caudacuta isolate bAmmCau1 chromosome Z, bAmmCau1.pri, whole genome shotgun sequence, the genomic stretch TAGAAACAACTTATTTTAAATCTGCACAAGTTGGCAGCTGTCCTCCTCTGTTAATAAAGGAGTCCACAATACAAGAAGAACATTAAGAGAACAGACCCCAGCTGTAACTGCAATGAGAACAGGCATTAGAAGCAAGCCTAGGAACTGATCCAAGTTCTGActcaatgattttttttgttactaTTTTAGAGACAGGATTGATTGAGAATGATTTAATATGTCATCACAAAAGCATAACCAAGAGATTATTGCTTCTTCCAAATTATGTCTTAGCCTTGAAATTGCATCCCTCCCAccataaacaatttttttcttaccttGAAGGGGGAAGGATTAGCAACAGTCAAGTAGCACCTCATACTACAAAAGTTACGGGGAGTAACTGCCAATAGCCTGGCGCTGCAAGGACCTCACACTCACCTGGAGAGGTGAGCTCTGACCTGTCTCCATCTTGCACGTCTGCCAGTGCTGCCTCTCAAAATATTGTAGCAGTAGTTGCGTCATTTTCGCCTGTGTCAGTGCTAACTTACGACATCAGCTGGGCTTCTCCAACAGGAGACCCACACTGTCCATTACTCTGTGCAGACCATTACTCTCAAGAACAAACACGTTACCTGACACTTGTGCCTAGAATGCTGCTGAAATAATTGACGAAATACTTCATGATCTGGCTGGCAGTGATAGTGCAGCCTACTAAAGCTTTCAACCTAGGAGATACATCATTTTACTTCAGTGCTAACATAATAATCAAGAACAATACTTTAACTGCTTgactcattttatttttatccccTTGGCTGCATTTGAGTTTTACAGTGGTTTCTTAAAGATCATTCATTCTTGTAGACCTCTAGGAGGTAACAGACAAGACTGAAGCAATTGTACATATAAAATTACTTATGTTTACAAATTTTTGGCAATCATAATAACCCGTTTTATCCTATTGCCATTGCCCCAATCATTGAAAAAGAGTGTACAATAATTTACATCTGAAGTATTTCAAAGTGCTTGATAGTGATTTTCCAATAGTTATTTACAAGTGGCCTATAGACATATGTACAGATGTTACAAGTTGTGGCTGGAATATGGCTTTCTATGGAAAGTGCTTTATATTTGGTCAGTGATGTTACTGACTAACCAACCCATGGGTTACTGATAAAACTGTAACCACTAACAGTTGAATTGTTGTGGACAGCTATTTACAGAGTTGTTAAGCTGTAGAAAATAACTATTTACACAAGTGTTCCATAAATACAGAAAGTATCTTCTTTCTTCCAAGAATGGAGGAAGTCCTTCAGCCACAAACCTGGTTACTATCCCCAAAGAGTGTAAGACACAAGTAAACCGAAAGTGATTGCTGATCCAGTGCTCACGCCATATCATCATCTGTGCTGACAACAGATATCTGTAAAAAAAGTAAGTACAAGTTAGCTACAGTTGCACTAATAAAAGACAAAGCAACACACATCATTGCTAATTCTGCAGGCCAGTGACCACATTCAGCACAGATTACTCCATCCTAGGTACAGACACTAGTTACCTACCAGAACTTTAACCTTAATTATAGGGTAAAGTTGTCAGTTGGTTCAACCCAGtagtgcctgcagccagcagctttCAAAAGCAGAGACCTCTCCTAAATTCAATTCAGGTATCATTTGGCAGTCTTTCTACTCCAATTATTAACCTGGAGTCTCAGACATAATAGGTTTACTTACTGCAGGGTAGGTGTGTCCTACTGAACCACTGTGTCTTCCAATATCAATTGTGAGGTCCTCTTCTGTAGTTTTCAGGTAAACTGGATTATCAAAATTCATGCTTTTCATGTTCTTGTGCTGCCAGTTACGCCACATGAAGTaaccagctgctgcagccatcaTCAGCAATACTGCAAGGATATAGAGAGATTGCAAACATGGAATAGAGTCAGGTCAAGCTCCTAAGAGTGGCTTGTCCCACAATATGGGGCCCAAAAAGCTAGTAAATGCTCTACTCACCAGCAGGAAGAATGATCCAAGCTGCTGATGTTCTTCCAGCTGCCGTTACTTCAGAGGTTGTACCACTAGTGTTGAACGCTGCATGAGAATTTAACGCAGTGAGCTTGCGTACTGACAGGCTGGCAGATTGTCATATGCAAGCATTTCCCAAACCCAGAAGCTCCTATTTGATTAGCTTCTCTGCTAGAACAGCCTAACATGCTTCATTCTGTATTAGTTGGAAGCTTTCTTTATTGTTTGCCTTTACTGAGCACTCCTGGGATTTCATGGAACCTACAGATTCCACACTGTCCTATGTGAACTAAATCTGTTTAACACATGCTCCAGATGCTACACTACACAAGTGATCTGGCCTGTGTTCTCTACTtgcatgcaaaggaaaaagcttccATGTGGGCTAGTTGGTCAGtttgcatttaatttctctAATGTTTAGCAGTGTGAGTTATTGGGACCAGTACCTCCAGGAACTAGTCCAACAGTTGGAGATTTTTCTGTTGTGCTGGTATCTTTAGCCTCAGTGTAAGCCACAGTTGTTCCAGTACCTGAAACTAATTATAGATCAAGAACTAATTATAGATCAGTTAATCCTGAAGTTCTGCAATGGCTTTGCTATGAGTGCCATGGTAGTGAAGGTTCAGCAGATGGCAAAAATGATCATGCAGGTTGTTAGCTTCACTGGGAACACTGACTTTAACTATTTCACTAGCACATCCTCAGCAGAGAGTTCTTGATGAAAAGTAGTTCCAAGAACAAGGCCAGGCAGTTAATCAGGAATGAATTACAGGCATTTAAAGTCACAACAGTCACAAGCCATCCCACCCCTCACATTCAGGTTTTCTGAATAAGATTTTAGTTTTACAAGTTTACTGATTAGGTACAGCCTTTGATACCCATAGCAACCTTGTAGAGCAGCCAAGGGAGGCCAGCATCCTTGCATTTAGCAGTCTGTAGCAGTCAGAATCAATATGCAATACAGTCAGTGGCGCCTTGGAGTTTCTAGTTCCACTCCACAGGACAAAGCAAGCCTGCTGCATAGTCAGTAGTGACAACTCTAGTACAGCAGCATACTCAAAGGGAGGTACAAGCTTCCTCGGGCAGCAGCATTAGCCAATCACCTTTTGATCTGTGTATTTATAGGTACAGCCATGTTAGTTTATACCCCTGTTTTGTAAGAGGCTGAGTATGCTTTGTCCTTGTGCTTGCTGTCTGCACAAAGCCATGGAGGTACAAGATCCTGTTGcaaatgatgatgatgatgcagaAGCAAAGCATGGACTTTGAACAGCACCTACAGACTCTAAGGGCCACATTAAAGCATAAGGACCTCCCCTCCAGGATTAATTACATCAGATTAATTTTAGCAAAGCTGTAGCCTATAGTGGTGTATTTCCTTCCCCCTAATGGTTCAATACTCCTTCACCATTCATCCTGGGAATGATCTCAGTTGTGTTACAGTACCTGTACATCTCAGACCATCCTCCTGTAAGAAGTACCCAGCTGGACATGCACAGGTGTACTTTGGAGAATGTTCATTTATCTGAGGAGCAGGCAGGCACAGGTAGCTACAACCTCCATTTGCCATGTGCTCTTCACACCAGTTCCTACCTGTTGGTACAGCAATTCAGGAGTGAACAAGAGTGAGCCTTCATGCTCCAGGTGTTCTGCTGAAGTATTTGCTCAGTAATTGTTTTTGTAAAATTACATGTCTCAGCTGGTTATAGATTTATATCTGCTCTGCCCAAGAAAGAGCAATTGCAACTAGTCCTCTCAACCCCCATGGGGCTACCTATATTAGAAGCTCCAAGAGCAGGAGTAGGAATGGACAGCTGTACAGTGAAGGGATAACATTTGCCACcatccaggcagggcaggcttCTTACAAGAATGCACTCACTTAACTATAAACTGTATTGAAATTacctgaaggctgaacaagttCATGATACACAATGATGTCCTGTGCATCATTGAGGTTGTTCACAAGAGTAACCAAATCAGTTCCAGTAAATTTGTTGGCACCATAGACTGCCTCATTCTCTCCATCAATCCAGTACACACGGTCCTAGAAGACAATGCCATTGCATCCCATTACCTCCATGGTGCTATCAGCCCCATACCAGCAAGAAGAGGATCTTTGACAATGACCACAGGAAGTCATTCTTACCTCAAAAATGGTTAGAGCAAGAGGATGAGGAAGGAACATATGTGACTTCAGCACAATTCTACGATCCTGGCCATTCAAGTCCACACTTGACACCATGTGTAGTTTGGAATCAAGCCAGTATAGGCGGCTTTTTACAAGATCTAGGAGGGGGGAAACACCAATACATTTAGTGTCCACATGGAGGAAACCTCCAAAGCTCGCTGCAAGAATTGAAACACGCACAGGTTTGAGAATGGTGGCAGTGTTGCCCTAGTTTCTTACCATTCCAGCATACAGAGGGCTGCTGCAGTGATGCCTATGTGGCCTGTGCCTCAACTATAATATACAGCAGTTCAGGAAAAGTTACTATTTCAGTATTTGAGAAGTGTTGATGCCTGTTGCAGTGTCTTCAGGCATACAGAAGCTTCCCTTTCTCAGAAGCTGAAAATACTTCTCTGAAGAATGACCTTGGCTTTTGTAGCAAAAAAATTGCTTAAGCTCCAGAATACTTCTGGCAGAGACAAGTTCAACATACCTAGAGCAATTCCATTAGGCCATTGGATTTCTGTTGTCACAAGCTGCTGTCTGTCAAATCCATTCATTCCTGCTTTTTCAATTTTTGCTGGCTCACCCCAGTCTGACCAGTACATAAAGCTGTGAAGCAGAATTTATGTTGTATGATGCACTATAGTACTGTGTAGTATCACTCTTTATTATGACCAATAACTAACAAAGGCTACCTAAGTCAGTTATCAGAACACGTAGCTGGTAGGTGTACTCTTTTAAAAGAGCCTGGACAAATACTCACCCAGAAATAGGATCTACAGCAATAGAAGCTGGCTCTCTCAGCTCAGAGAGAAACAAAACCTTTCTTTTTGTGCCATCTAGGCTAGCCACTGAAATGGTCTTTGCAGCTGAGTCCGACCAGTAGATGTTCTTATAAACCCAGTCAACAGCaattcctgcagggctgtgtaTGTTGTCCAGGATTCTGATGTGTGTTCCAACTTTATCACGGGTATCAATAGAGGCACTGGAAGACAAGAATTACTTGCTTTCAACCACTTCCACTGCAGATACTATCCCTTGGCACACCTCAGCAAATACTGCACAAGATTTCAGGCAGAAGATGCATGTGGGACTTTCCACAGAGTGCCTTTTGTACAAATGTAGCAGCAGTTACTAGGAAGTGCAACAGGCATACACATTGGTAGCTGTGGGAGCTTGCATCAACGGTACTTTGTCTTTAAAACACCAGGAATCTAGTTTTCATTACCAGAGACTAGAGAAATAGGTCTTACTTGGGTAAAACCATGGGATGGTTTAGGTACACTAGGTTCAGAAGCTAAGCCCATTTACCTGAAGATTGCTTTCTGGCTGAAGTCTGCCCAGTAAAGCTTTTGCTCAGCAATATCAGCATCTAGAGCTATAGAGTTTCTTAGCTGCTCTACAAGCTGAATATATTCTTTTCTCTCAAGGCCAATCTTCCTTATGTCCCGGCGGTTGGTGAAAATTAGACTTGGTTCCTTCCCTGTAAAAAGAGTTTGTTATCTATACTTCTGGATATTCAGTCACAtgcttttcttttacagaaagttTTAAGAGTCATCATATTTAGTATTTGCCATTCCACACTTGCTAGCAGATGCTGACAGAGGTCTTGGCTGTACCATACCTCATCCTTTTCTCCCTCCACAACTTGATGGGGAGGATCCTCTTGCCCAGGGAGCAGACACAAGCAGTTTATGTCAGGCAGCTTTAAGTACTGTATCATGGCATCATTTGAAGTGTTAGTAGTGGTCAGTAACACCATAATAGCTAGTGTAAAAACCACAGTAGTATAAACAGTGCATCATTTGCTGACTCATTTTAAAGTGGACATATGAAAGTCATGTCAACACTCACCAACTGCCTTGCACACCCCAGTAGCAAGATCCATCTGATAGCCACGGCTGCATTCACATTTGTAGCCCCCTTTCAGGTTGATACAGATCTGACTACATATACCAGGGTTCTGACATTCATCAATAtctgtaaaaacaaaaatttaatttatggTCACTTCCAATATCACCAGTAGAGGCCATGTCAAACTACTAGATACATACCTCCACAGGTTCTCTTGTCCAGAAGCTCAAACCCAGCTGGACAGTCACATTCATAGCCAATAATGAGATCTCTGCAGATATGAGAGCATCCACCATTGTTCACCAGACATTCATTGATGTCTAGAAGAGAGAATTGGCCACTTCTGAGAAGGCATTCTTGTTTAGTTTTATAGTCTTAGCCACGGAGCACTTTTCCAGGTACACATCCACTTCCTAACAATGCCTGTCACATCTGATAAACTCTTCTGGCACTCAAAGTCACATACAAGagaacccccccaaattcacgtTCACTCAGCTACCAGCACTTTCTCTGTGTTACAAGCAGGCAGCAATAAAGATTGAGGTTCCTGAAGTTTTATGTTTCTAATGCATTCAAGTGCTTTCCTGACTACAAAGAAATCATCCTATCAGCCAGTTTGGCTATGATAAAACTAGCTTATTATCTAGGTTGGTCTCAGTTGTAAATTTGCCACCAAGAAGTGCCAATGGGCATTCCAGCTGACATCTGAAAACTCAGAGGCTATATCTAAGCATATCTAGTAATCAGCATTGTGCAAAGAG encodes the following:
- the VLDLR gene encoding very low-density lipoprotein receptor isoform X2; amino-acid sequence: MRLDRQRGEPNPSAGRRGAERSGVPRCWALLLLLALGCLRAAADGARAKCEESQFACGNGRCIPQIWKCDGDEDCSDGSDESACVKKTCAESDFVCLSGQCVPNRWQCDGDPDCEDGSDESSELCHTRTCRVNEISCGPQSTQCIPVSWKCDGEKDCDSEEDEQNCGNVTCSPADFTCSSGQCISKSFVCNGQDDCSDGSDELECAPPTCGVHEFQCKSSTCIPLSWVCDDDADCSDHSDESLEQCGRQPAPSVKCSASEVQCGSGECIHKKWRCDGDPDCKDGSDEINCPSRTCRPDQFRCEDGNCIHGTRQCNGVRDCLDGTDEANCNNVIQCSGPGKFKCRSGECIDINKVCNQQRDCKDWSDEPLKECNINECLVNNGGCSHICRDLIIGYECDCPAGFELLDKRTCGDIDECQNPGICSQICINLKGGYKCECSRGYQMDLATGVCKAVGKEPSLIFTNRRDIRKIGLERKEYIQLVEQLRNSIALDADIAEQKLYWADFSQKAIFSASIDTRDKVGTHIRILDNIHSPAGIAVDWVYKNIYWSDSAAKTISVASLDGTKRKVLFLSELREPASIAVDPISGFMYWSDWGEPAKIEKAGMNGFDRQQLVTTEIQWPNGIALDLVKSRLYWLDSKLHMVSSVDLNGQDRRIVLKSHMFLPHPLALTIFEDRVYWIDGENEAVYGANKFTGTDLVTLVNNLNDAQDIIVYHELVQPSGRNWCEEHMANGGCSYLCLPAPQINEHSPKYTCACPAGYFLQEDGLRCTAFNTSGTTSEVTAAGRTSAAWIILPAVLLMMAAAAGYFMWRNWQHKNMKSMNFDNPVYLKTTEEDLTIDIGRHSGSVGHTYPAISVVSTDDDMA
- the VLDLR gene encoding very low-density lipoprotein receptor isoform X1, with amino-acid sequence MSPAAASAPRLPARSACLPAHPVPGVAMRLDRQRGEPNPSAGRRGAERSGVPRCWALLLLLALGCLRAAADGARAKCEESQFACGNGRCIPQIWKCDGDEDCSDGSDESACVKKTCAESDFVCLSGQCVPNRWQCDGDPDCEDGSDESSELCHTRTCRVNEISCGPQSTQCIPVSWKCDGEKDCDSEEDEQNCGNVTCSPADFTCSSGQCISKSFVCNGQDDCSDGSDELECAPPTCGVHEFQCKSSTCIPLSWVCDDDADCSDHSDESLEQCGRQPAPSVKCSASEVQCGSGECIHKKWRCDGDPDCKDGSDEINCPSRTCRPDQFRCEDGNCIHGTRQCNGVRDCLDGTDEANCNNVIQCSGPGKFKCRSGECIDINKVCNQQRDCKDWSDEPLKECNINECLVNNGGCSHICRDLIIGYECDCPAGFELLDKRTCGDIDECQNPGICSQICINLKGGYKCECSRGYQMDLATGVCKAVGKEPSLIFTNRRDIRKIGLERKEYIQLVEQLRNSIALDADIAEQKLYWADFSQKAIFSASIDTRDKVGTHIRILDNIHSPAGIAVDWVYKNIYWSDSAAKTISVASLDGTKRKVLFLSELREPASIAVDPISGFMYWSDWGEPAKIEKAGMNGFDRQQLVTTEIQWPNGIALDLVKSRLYWLDSKLHMVSSVDLNGQDRRIVLKSHMFLPHPLALTIFEDRVYWIDGENEAVYGANKFTGTDLVTLVNNLNDAQDIIVYHELVQPSGRNWCEEHMANGGCSYLCLPAPQINEHSPKYTCACPAGYFLQEDGLRCTVSGTGTTVAYTEAKDTSTTEKSPTVGLVPGAFNTSGTTSEVTAAGRTSAAWIILPAVLLMMAAAAGYFMWRNWQHKNMKSMNFDNPVYLKTTEEDLTIDIGRHSGSVGHTYPAISVVSTDDDMA